One genomic window of Chlamydiota bacterium includes the following:
- a CDS encoding matrixin family metalloprotease, which produces MRRGLTTLLLAFFLGLAFSLQALYLSIDPPELWDSSSAVIIGKVTDSQVQEEGTGNIATYFTISLEKVFKGNISKYLLLRLPGGEINGFGLSVSDIPKLVKGERLLLFLGENPDHSFYILGGFQGKISLKNGNALEWNITEKELLQRLSLGSAGLVGLEYNPSATTSYGICKDSVTGNKIYWTSGAPTGGWTINDNDPSGLSSQQLQDAYNASANAWNQAGACFSFGSVTNIISDSSLTSKKQDGVNVLTFGVPESGAFATTYYWYYSSGQLIECDTVFDNTLTWAVPGCNNRSAYDLQNVATHEFGHWLCLNDLTSRLDILETMFLYGLPGGCQKQTLYSGDIAGIQAIYGACKKKD; this is translated from the coding sequence ATGCGTAGAGGGTTAACAACTTTATTGTTGGCGTTTTTTTTAGGATTGGCTTTTTCTCTTCAGGCGCTTTATCTTTCGATTGATCCCCCTGAGCTTTGGGACTCATCCAGTGCCGTCATTATCGGAAAAGTCACAGATTCTCAAGTCCAGGAGGAAGGAACTGGCAATATTGCAACTTATTTTACGATTAGCCTTGAAAAGGTATTTAAAGGAAATATTTCAAAATATCTTTTGCTTCGCTTGCCTGGAGGTGAAATCAATGGTTTTGGTTTATCCGTCTCTGATATTCCTAAGTTGGTTAAAGGCGAACGCCTTCTTTTATTTTTAGGCGAAAATCCTGATCACTCCTTTTATATCTTAGGAGGTTTTCAAGGAAAAATTTCTCTTAAAAATGGAAATGCACTCGAGTGGAACATAACTGAAAAAGAATTGCTTCAGCGTCTTTCATTGGGCTCAGCGGGACTTGTGGGATTAGAATATAATCCTTCCGCCACAACCTCATATGGGATTTGTAAAGACTCTGTAACGGGTAATAAAATTTATTGGACGAGTGGTGCTCCTACGGGAGGTTGGACCATTAATGATAACGATCCGAGTGGTCTTTCCTCTCAACAGCTTCAGGATGCCTATAACGCATCTGCTAATGCATGGAATCAAGCTGGGGCATGTTTTTCATTCGGGTCAGTTACGAATATCATTTCGGATTCGAGTCTAACCTCCAAAAAACAGGATGGAGTGAATGTCCTCACTTTTGGTGTTCCTGAATCAGGAGCTTTTGCAACAACGTACTATTGGTACTATTCCTCGGGTCAACTGATTGAATGTGATACCGTTTTTGATAACACCCTTACCTGGGCTGTCCCTGGCTGTAATAACCGCTCAGCTTACGATCTACAAAATGTTGCCACTCATGAATTCGGTCATTGGTTATGTTTAAATGACCTTACCTCGCGATTAGATATACTCGAAACGATGTTTCTTTACGGGCTCCCCGGAGGATGTCAAAAGCAAACTCTCTATAGTGGTGACATTGCAGGAATTCAGGCAATTTATGGAGCTTGCAAGAAGAAAGATTAA
- a CDS encoding ATP-binding protein: MREILLSQKKERDTLLQKPTTARESLIQTRQTMDNQLIKVVIGPRRSGKSTFAIQLLREKNFSYINFDDERLQNITDTDDLLQNMIAVYGQTPFIFFDEIQNLPRWELLVNRLQRQGLRLIITGSNSQLLSGELATHLTGRYLEHTLLPFSFGEFLSAKKIDPKPLSQTKQDQGVILKHLDDFFLQGGFPEIVVDGISPSPYLKTLYENILFKDIVKRYKVRFIKQLSDLGNYLMTNHCGHMTYTSLMKFLNLKSVHTLQNFTEYLCRTYLIFLVNRFSPTLKTQIKSSKKVYGFDQGMIGAVKFQNFDDRTKILENIVAIELARRKSEFFYYFTRNNKEVDFLVKKGFEAEQLIQVCYDLTVPSTRQREIQALITASEEVGCNDLVILTRSQKGIETVEKKEVRLIPVWEWLLSSPSL, translated from the coding sequence ATGAGAGAGATATTGCTTTCACAAAAAAAAGAACGGGACACCCTGCTCCAAAAACCAACCACCGCACGTGAATCGCTCATTCAAACGCGACAGACGATGGACAATCAACTCATCAAAGTCGTGATTGGACCGCGGCGCTCAGGAAAGTCCACATTCGCAATTCAGCTTCTTCGGGAGAAGAATTTCTCTTACATCAATTTTGATGATGAACGACTTCAAAACATCACGGACACAGATGATCTTCTTCAAAATATGATTGCTGTGTACGGACAAACTCCTTTCATTTTTTTTGACGAAATACAAAATCTACCTCGCTGGGAACTCCTGGTGAATCGTTTGCAACGGCAAGGGCTCCGCCTCATCATCACGGGTTCCAACTCGCAACTTTTGAGTGGTGAACTAGCGACTCATTTAACAGGGCGATATCTTGAACACACCCTCCTGCCCTTTTCGTTTGGAGAATTTCTTTCTGCAAAAAAAATTGATCCCAAACCGTTATCTCAAACAAAACAAGATCAAGGGGTTATTCTCAAACATCTGGATGACTTTTTTTTGCAAGGAGGATTCCCTGAGATTGTCGTTGATGGCATCAGCCCTTCACCTTACCTCAAAACCCTCTACGAAAACATTCTCTTCAAAGATATTGTGAAACGCTACAAGGTCCGTTTCATCAAGCAGCTCAGCGATCTGGGCAACTATTTGATGACCAATCATTGCGGTCACATGACCTACACAAGTCTGATGAAATTTTTGAACCTCAAAAGCGTTCACACACTTCAAAACTTTACCGAATACCTCTGCCGCACCTATTTGATTTTTTTGGTGAACCGCTTTTCCCCAACACTCAAGACACAGATCAAGAGTTCCAAAAAGGTTTACGGGTTTGACCAGGGAATGATCGGCGCCGTTAAATTTCAAAATTTTGACGATAGAACGAAGATCTTGGAAAATATTGTGGCCATTGAACTGGCTCGCAGAAAAAGTGAATTTTTTTACTATTTCACTCGTAACAATAAAGAGGTAGATTTCCTGGTTAAAAAAGGATTTGAAGCTGAACAGTTAATACAGGTTTGCTATGACCTCACCGTTCCCTCAACAAGACAACGAGAAATTCAAGCCTTAATAACCGCAAGCGAAGAGGTGGGGTGTAACGACCTGGTCATTCTCACAAGATCTCAAAAAGGAATCGAAACAGTGGAGAAAAAAGAAGTTCGTTTGATCCCTGTCTGGGAATGGTTGCTCTCGTCTCCTTCCCTGTAA